In a single window of the Acyrthosiphon pisum isolate AL4f chromosome X, pea_aphid_22Mar2018_4r6ur, whole genome shotgun sequence genome:
- the LOC100573795 gene encoding uncharacterized protein LOC100573795 → MEASDYMNSLLPTTSKCSYIPMTCEFSNSISQNFKFMVSQNQPFPNTIEKLSYPTIQNSSEVLLTVHKRIKDIEIYLNVNFRGALKKNYNYYIIITQLYPYILISNLHHKYKVLNYRSHFQKGLPMKKFIQSVSIMYYYEYFN, encoded by the exons atgGAAGCTTCAGATTACATGAATTCATTATTACCAACGACAAGTAAATGTTCATACATACCAATGACTTGtgaattttcaaattcaatatcACAG aatttcaaatttatgGTGTCTCAAAACCAACCATTTCCGAatactattgaaaaattatcttATCCAACAATACAAAATTCATCTGAAG TGTTGTTAACAGTTCATAAACGCATTAAAgatattgaaatatatctaAACGTCAATTTCAGAggcgcattaaaaaaaaattacaattactacataataataacccAGTTATACCCATACATCCTGATATCCAATCTTCATCACAA GTACAAAGTTCTAAATTATAGATCACACTTTCAAAAGGGTCTTCCAATGAAGAAATTTATTCAATCGGTTTCAATCATGTACTactatgaatattttaactaa